From the Syngnathoides biaculeatus isolate LvHL_M chromosome 10, ASM1980259v1, whole genome shotgun sequence genome, one window contains:
- the fndc10 gene encoding fibronectin type III domain-containing protein 10 yields MSSQQRPSVLALAALLFCTAPHGTHGSGSASASSFESPFEEDSGMQRGRLNHDARPWRNSSSPGNASAAASLEWSPASGASSALCAYQVTEGGIGGPLCFRHMLLGYKCHIGECRSAVSSGSLVANILVNGSVLLQWGRGGKFTAVQGSPGRTADPGTNSSREEKANSVFSGRRHRRGGYELSCWWNGSYTQFECAGVRLGSGCKDFLLSELHENIPYRICLRPADQRAADRKDCVEFTLPPSGMQDIVIAMTTVGGAICVMLVIICLLVAYITENIMSPATQHTYSYRTRSRR; encoded by the coding sequence ATGAGCAGCCAACAGCGGCCGTCGGTGCTCGCTTTAGCGGCGTTGCTCTTCTGCACGGCTCCGCACGGGACTCACGGCAGCGGCTCGGCATCGGCGTCGTCGTTCGAGTCCCCATTCGAGGAGGATTCCGGGATGCAGCGCGGGCGGCTCAACCACGACGCCAGGCCGTGGCGGAACTCGTCGAGCCCCGGCAACGCTTCGGCTGCGGCGTCGCTCGAGTGGAGCCCGGCGAGCGGGGCCTCGTCGGCGCTGTGTGCCTACCAAGTCACGGAAGGGGGCATCGGGGGGCCGCTCTGCTTTCGGCACATGCTGCTTGGGTACAAGTGTCACATAGGAGAGTGCAGGTCAGCCGTGTCTTCGGGGAGCCTGGTTGCGAATATTCTCGTCAATGGCAGCGTGTTACTCCAGTGGGGCAGAGGGGGAAAGTTCACAGCGGTCCAGGGGTCACCTGGTCGGACCGCAGATCCTGGGACAAACTCTTCAAGAGAGGAAAAAGCAAACAGTGTTTTTAGCGGCCGGCGCCACAGGCGCGGGGGATACGAGTTGAGCTGCTGGTGGAACGGCAGCTACACTCAGTTCGAGTGCGCCGGGGTCCGCCTCGGTTCTGGGTGCAAGGACTTCCTGTTGAGCGAGCTGCACGAGAACATCCCTTACCGCATCTGCCTGCGCCCTGCGGACCAGAGAGCGGCGGACCGCAAGGACTGCGTGGAGTTCACCCTGCCGCCGTCCGGGATGCAGGATATCGTGATCGCCATGACGACAGTCGGCGGGGCCATTTGCGTGATGTTGGTCATCATCTGCTTGCTGGTGGCGTATATCACGGAGAACATCATGAGCCCCGCCACGCAGCACACATACTCTTACCGCACTCGCTCACGCCGTTGA